The Saimiri boliviensis isolate mSaiBol1 chromosome 12, mSaiBol1.pri, whole genome shotgun sequence nucleotide sequence GAGTCCCACTGAAAACACAGCTCGGAGGAGGATTCAGCCGTGGCCGCTGACTTGTTCTTCTCGATGCTCCTGAATTCTTACTATTTATCAGGCAAATAGGCCCAGCGTCTGTGGCTGGGCAGGACTGAAGTACTCCTCACACGGCCATGAGTGACCACAGGGACGAGTGCTGAGGAAGCCAGGCACGCATGTCACACTCCACCACGGACAGGCGGGGCACAGAGAGGAACCTGACCGACAGCCTCTGTGGAGGGCTCAAACCTAACTGCACAAATTGgtttgaaaaatgttattttacaaCTTGTGAAAAATGTCAAGGGCCCAAATGCTTTTACAGAGACGGTACAGCCATGCCTCACTCAgcattctgagaaatgcctgCCAACATGGCGGAaaccagtctctaccaaaaacacaaacatcAGCCAGGCCTcctggcacacacctataatcccagctacttgggtagctgaggcacaagaatcgcttgagcccaggaggcagaggttgcaatgagccaagatcaggccacggtactccagcctgggcgacagagagataCTCTATCTcgcaaagaaaaaagagaaatacatgggGAGGTAATTTCCTTCTGTGCGATCTCCACGGAGGGACTCGCTGACCTAGATGGTGTACGGCCTACCATGCACCTAAGCCTGGTGGAGCCTCACGGTCCTGGGCTGCAAGCCCGCCCAGCAGGCTGCTGTCCTGCACACTGAGCAGCTGTAACAGAGAGGTATCTGTGTATCCAACATGGAAAAAGTGCAGGGGCAGACctagcggctcacacctgcagtcctagctctttggaaggttgaggcaggagggccacttgagcccaggagtttgcgacctaggatcgcgccactgcactccagcctgggtgacagagcgagaacgCTAAAGCCTCTGTCCGCCACCACCGGGCCCATCCTCTGCAGCGGATCTGAAGCGTGCCCTGCTCCCCGCGCTTTGTCGACCCCCGTTTTGATCCGGTAACTCTTTAGTCTGCCGTCTGCCTCTCCCGCTAGGCTGTCGCGCTCTCCTCCGATGCCTTCACCCACACCCTGAGCACAGGTCCGGTGTTTCACGGGAGCTGCAGGGACTGGAGAGGTCGACGGGACCCCGGCAAGCCAGGAAAGGGCCTTTGAACTAAGGTAACGGGAGGTCGCCCAAGAGCTTTGAGTTGCAAACGGTCACAATACAACCGGAGCCGCTGGGGCTCCCGTTCGCGACTGGTTTAGAGGAAACAAGATCCAGGGGCTACGCGGTCCGACAGGCGGGAGCCGGGGCGAGGTGGACGGGACAGGGCGTGCGACCCTGCTTCTAGGGCCGGGAGGGGACACCAGGGACGACCCGGAGGCCGCTCCGTCCCGCCCCAGCTCAGGGTCGGGCCGCGGGGCAAGGCGCTGACCCGGCCGGCACAGGCCCGAGGGGCTTTGGCCAAGAGCCCGGGGGCCGCCGCGCGGCCAGAGGAACGCGTGGGAAGAGCCGCCTCCCGCCAGTCCCGTCGCCCCGAGGCCGCCCGAGCCCGAGAGACCCCCAGTACCCCCCCGCCCGCCGCGCCAGGGCCCGGCCGGGACTCACCGCAGCCCGGGAGCCGCAGAGCCCGCGCAGCCCCCGACGGCGGCGGAAGTGCGCGAGACGTCACGTCCGGCCCGGCTCGCGGACGGTGGCCGACTGGCTCCGCGGGCCCGCGCCCAGAGAGATGCAGCTGCCCCCGACGCTACGCGCCCGCCTCGCCGCGGGGCCCGGGACGGCCGAGCCACTGCCTGTAGCGCGGGATCCCGCCGCCGAGGCCGCGCCTTTTCGCTTCGCTGCGCGCCCGGTGCGCTTCCCGCGGGAACACGAGTTCTTCGAGGTGATTGAGGGAAAGAGGAGCAGGGCAGTTGTAGGATCCAGCGGGTCCTACGGCTGCGGGGCGGGGCCGGAGCCTAGAGTGGGCGGGACCTGAGGCCGCGGGGCGGGACCGGAGTCCAGGGCAGGCGGGGTCTGCGGCTTTGGGGCGGGACCTGAGGCCGTGGGGCGGGGCCGGAGTCCGGGGCAGGCGGGGCCTGGGGCTTTGGGCGGGGCCTGAGGCCGAGGGGTGGGAGCGGAGCCTGAAGTAGGCGGGGCCTACAACTGCGGGACGGTACCGGAGCTTGGGGCAGGTGGGACCTGAAGCTGCAGGGTGGGGCTAGATCTTCGAGTGGGCGGGGCCTACGGTCGCGGGGCGGGGCTGGAGCCTGGAGTGGGCAGGGCCGGGGCCTGAGGCTTCGAGGCAGGGGCGGAACCTGGGTCAGGCGGGACTTGTGGCTGGAGGACGGAGCCTCAGCCTGGGGCAGGCCGGGTCTATGGCCGCGGGGTGGGGCCTATGGCTGTGGGGCGGGACCGCAGCCCGGGATGGGTGGGGCCACCGGTGTGGGTGGGGCCTAACGCAAGACCCTGTCGTGAGGCTCCCGGCCACACCCACGACGCACGTTTCCTGCAGGATGGGGACGTGCAGCGCCACCTTTACCTCCAGGACGTGCTCTTGCAGGTGGCCGATGTGCCTGAGAAGCCCAGGTGAGCGTGCCACTCCTGTGCCTCCCTGCCCCGTGCCTTGTCCCTGGGGCAGGGCTGCCGGCGCCTCCACGTGCGGCCGCCCCACCGAGGCACTGTGCCTGTCCAGCTTTGGCGTGCCCAGCTTCTCCACCACCCAGCCTGTTTGTGAAATTTTATTCACAAAAAGAGGCCTTGGAATTACAGAAGATGCATGGGGGCTTTATGGGACGTCTCAAAGGGAAACTGGGCAGAAAGCCCAGCTTGGTTCCTCGCACCGGCAGAGGGTCCCCTGAGCAGGTCTCCTTGGCAGGGTGCCCGCGTTCACCTGCCAGGTGGCCGGCTGCTGCCAAGTGTTCGATGCCCTGGACGACTACGAGCACCACTACCACACGCTGCACGGAAACGTTTGCTCTTTTTGCAAACGGGCCTTCCCTTCTGGACACCTGCTGGATGCCCACATCCTGGAGTGGCACGATTCGCTCTTCCAGATCCTGTCCGAGAGGCAGGACATGGTGGGTGACGTCTGCACAGCCGCCAAGGCTTCCCCCAGTGCGATAGGCTCGGAGCACTGCCCCCAGCTCTTGGGTGCACAGGCAAGGCCAGGGACACCTTCCGGCCCTTGGCAGCCCAGCTGTGGGGGCGTGGCAGTGGGGGAGGGCCAGGGGTCAGAGGGAGGTGATGCTGTCTCCATTTCAGTACCAGTGCCTGGTAGAAGGCTGCAcagagaagttcaagaccagcagagACCGGAAGGATCACATGGTGAGGATGCACCTGTACCCCGTGGACTTCCGTTTTGATAAGccaaagaaaagcagaaggtAGGGAGCCGCCAGGCTCAGCACTGCCTGCCTTTGATTTTAGGGAAAGGCTTCCAACCAGCCAGATGCACAGATTGTCAGACTTAGACGCCACGGTTAAGCACCTGTGTGTCCCTCAGGGGTGTTCACCTGCAGGTACCTGAAACCTTGGGAGTACACAGGCCGCCCTGCCGaagggaggctggagaggagccTCGGCTGCACGGCTTGGTGCCCGAGGAGGCAGGAGGGGGGGTGTGGGAATGACCGGGCACAGCGCCTCCACACTCACACCCCCAGGGCTGTGCCTGTACCTCCTGCAGCCCACATCACTCAGCCTGGGCTTTTTCTTTGTCCTCGGTGTGCCCATGTGAGCTTGACAGCAAAGCCATTTACTAACACGTTACCACAGAGGCAGCGCACTCTCGGGAAATAACCTCCAGGAACAATcctgtttctgagacagggtctcgctctgacacccaggctggagtgcagtgttgtgatctaggtgcaacttccatctcccaggctcaagcgattctcccactctAGCCTCCTAAAGGGCTAGGACTAGCAATACGCATCACCACACTCAggaaatttttctgtttcctagagacagcgtcttgctgtgttgcccaatctggtcttgagttcctgggctcaagcaatccacctgcctcagctgcccaaagtgctgggattactgtgtcCAGACAGAACAATTCTTAAGTTgtgttatattttttccttttttaactgaTTATTTTAGATGAAGCTTTCAGACATTTTCTCAAGGAGTACttgctgtttaaaataaaacaattgggAGAAGCCACTGCAACATGGGAGGTTTTACAAAGACTTTGTAGAAAGTAATTGTCTCCTTTCTGAGGGATCATTTAAGGAGAAAAACTCTACAGTGGTGGATTGAGATACCTGTATTGCAAAAATGACTATAATCTCTGGTTAACTTTAGCAAATTTCTCACACTCATAAAGAGACCTGTGGCACCATTGACAccagaaaaatactattttcaaaaaAAGTATGATTGTTACAGTTAAGTTGATAAAATGCAGGCTTTATTATATAAACAATGACCTTGGCTTAATCATTCTCCTTTTCCCGTAGCTCGAAAACCACCGTATAAAATTAGACTACGCCAAAATAGTAAGGAAATATGCTATTTACAAGGAAAAGCATAGTTTCTTTCTTGCAAGTTCATTTCTGGAGAGCGCTGGGCTGTAGGAGCCACGCAGGGCTGCCGCTCACTGCTGTGTGTGTCCCCGCAGCCCAGCCTCGCCAGGGGCCGGCACCCAAGCCTCAGCGGAAGTCCAGGGGAACAGCGGAGAGCGGTCAGAAGGGGATGCCATGGAAATCTGCACTGAGCCTGCGGTGGCCTCCCCTGCACCGGCAGGTGAGAGGCGGACCTACAGTCATAGGTCAGTGCCGGGCCTCTTTCTGAAACACGTTCTGAATGCGTGCCAGTGCTGAGCACTCTGGGTTGCATCCTGGGCTGCTGTTTTTCTCATACTGAATTCAGAAAGGTAGCGCTGGGTAAGAAAATCTGCTTCTGCCAGAGGTGAAGGTCCCGACATTTCTGTTCCAGTGGATAACTTTGTTTCTCTTGCATCCTGTTTCTGAACCACTGAGGCGCAGAAGTGCCAGGCCccactctcttttcctcttcgTCTGGGTGGGATGGCAAGATTTCACCTGCAGTTGCTCGTTACAACCCAGCATCTGTCTTTCTAGCATTAACTGTACTTTTATTGGGTTAAAGTTGATTGCAAATTAATTCGGGGAAAATGTTGAACAATGGAGAAAAAGTCACCAAACAGATGGAAGAAACAGATGGAAGATGAAGCTGGTGTTCCCTGCACCCTCGGACTTTGGCCTCTGAATGAGCCGGGGGCTGGGGCTGCGGGGGTTTTCATCGGGCCGTCGGGTAGCGGGACTGCTCAGCCCCAAGGGCCTGGCAGGAGCCACCGTAATCATTCTCGAAAACCACACTATGAAAGTTTGGAGTCCTTCCCGGCCGGTGGGCACAGGTGGCCGGCAGGATCTCCCACAGGAAGTAGGTCTGGGAGCAGCTGTGGAAAGGGAGCTGCCCCGGGACCCAGGAGGGCCGGCTGGCCGTGCATCCTGCCTGTTCCTAGAGCGACAGAGAATAAGAAGTGCAGGGTCCAGCCCCGCAGGGTCTAGTGGGCGGAGACGATAGATCCCAGGAAAGAAAGTcacaagacacagagatgagAAGAATTCATCTGGGTCCAGGGAACCACGACTACTGAGGTGCGGAGTGACCCGTAGTGACCCCAAATGCCTGTGCGTGCTGATATTTATTGTTTACAAGGCGGGGAGCAGGGTCAGGAGAGTGACCCATCTGACGCGATGGATAGGGTGAAGCAGATCACGAGCTGACAGTACAGGGGCCCTTCCCTTTCAGGTAGCCGCTGCAAGGGAGAGAGGCACATCTTTACACACTCATCAGAAAGATCAAAGGCTTCCCCTACTCTTACTTCTCACAACTTCTAAGAACCTAAAAGGAGAGCCAGGTGGGAAAGTGGAACCTGAGAGTGGACGAGGATGGTGACCGTCGGAGCACAGCACTGCAGACAGGCGTttaagcccctggatgtctgcGGGCCGGCCTGGCTGGTGTCGGGCCTTCCTCAAGAGCCAGGCAGAGCCGTGTTCTCTCAACTCCCCCAGTGAAAGGAAACTCCCCTTCACGGGCTGCTGAGTAGCGGGCACCTCCCCAGGCGCTGGCGTGACCGAAAGGCTCTCACTCTCGCCTCCTGGTCACTTCTCACAGTGTCCCTTCAGTTCCTAATCGCATTTCACCTGGTTGTTTCTATTCTGTAAGACTAAAATGTTTTTATGCTATAATACTAAAGCAAAGATTAATAGTGAAGAATAATGATTCGATAAGATTGATTATATAATTGaccttttctaaatatatttggtaTCATTGCTAAAACTAATCATTTATTATTCTGGGACAGATTGTGCCTTCAGGCTCTTGCCTTGGCACCTGGGCAACTTTCTTCTCAGAGAGAAGGAGACTCACAGCTGCTGTTATGAGCTGGGTTGTTTGTTGGCAAAGAAAATACAGCGTCTAATACGGAACTTTCTTCCATCCCAGAATACCCTCTACCATCTGCTTTGGTCAGGGTGCCGCTCGAGgatttaaaagcagcaagaagaaaACCAAGCAGTGCTGATGGACTCAGACAGTAAAGGAGCGGTGGGCAGTGCCACTGGAGGGACACCGGCCTGGGCCTTTCTCGGACCTGGTGTGGCCACCCCGGGCCCAGGCCCTCGCCATCCTGCCTGTCTCTGTCCCTCAGCAAATGGCATCAGCAGCTGTCATCAGAAGCCGTGGGGCACCCAGCACGCTGTCGGGAATGAGATGTGGACGTCCTGCCGCCCCTGCAGGCCCACCCTGAGAACCGATGTTTAAACACGTGAAGTAGTATTTTTCACTGATGGCCTCGAGTCTTCACTTCTGTGCTGAGCTCGGTGGGGGTGGTTACCGTTACCCATGGGTATTCTGCTCTCCACCCTCCGTTTTCAGGAAGGTTTATAAAGTCCTGGCGCCCCTCCGAGCTGGGTAGCGGATAGGATTCACGGCATCCCTGACCTCCTGGCTTTGGGAACCACTCCCACTTGTCCTTACAACACCACTCTGCCAGCAGACCTGGCGGTGTAGGTGGTGATGCCCACAGGGAGGGGCACAGGTGGCTCTGAGGGTGCAGGGTGCTGGGGGGGCATGGGGTGCTCGGGGGCACAGGGTGCTGGGGGTGTGGGGTATTGGGTTGAGGGTTAGTGGGGGGCTTGGGATGTGGGGGGCATGGGGTGCTGGGGGCACAGGGTGCTTGGGTGGTGTGGGTGCTGGGGACCATGAGGTGCTGCCCCAGAGGGTGCAGGACCCATCACAAGTACCGTCGGGGAGCACAGAGCCTGTAGCAGGAATCGCAGCCGGAAGTCGGGGCCGGCATTGGAGTGCAGAGATAAGCTGAGGCAGTGTGTCCTGGAGAAAGGGCTCTGTTTTGATAAAATTAGGGCTCTCAGGGCTGGCACCGTGGGGACCCCCGACCATGTCTCCCTTCAGAGGCCCTGTTCCCACAGCATGTGGCAGGTGCCTCTGGGCCCTCGCCCTGGCATCGCCTCATGGCCCATTCCTTACTGCCCCGACCTCCCCCGGGAGACCTCGCCCCGCCTGCCCCGACCTCCCCCGGGAGACCTCGCCCCGACTGCCCCGCCTGCCCCGGGAGACCTCCCCGCCCGTCCAGTCCTTCCCTGGCTGCTGCATGGGCTCCCTGCACGAGCGAGGAGATTCTGCTGGAACTCTTGTTCACAGCAGGGCTGAGTGTCAGGCTTTGGGCACGCTGGTCCTGGGTTCCAGTCCGAGCTTCGTCTCTGCCTGGAAGCTGTTTATTCAGCCTCAGTGTTTCTTCTGACAAGTGGAGAGTGTAGAACCTCGGTATGagaatgttactgattttttttaaaagccggCATCATAATTAATTGTACGTGGGctgcatccattttttttttcctgagacggagccTCCCCAgtcgctggaactacaggcgtgcgccgtcacacccagctaatttttgtgtgttttagtagagacgtgtttCACCGTGTGGACCAGGCCACTCGCACCCACGCAAGCGGAGGCTCCAGCAGCCCAGGACGACAAGAACGTGAAGTGAGGCCTGTAGCACTGTGTTTAGTTTACAGGCAACCCGAGCAGTTGCCTCAACAAGGACAGAATGCAATTCCCTCCTCCTGCAGGGTCCAGGGCCCGCGTCGGGGTACACAGGAGCCAACGTCTCAGGCTCTGGATCAGCCTCCACTGTCGTGAAAATGGGGGCTGAATGGGGGGAGATTTGAGTCCACGGTTCTTCATGCTGAGCAATTTCCAAAGTTACAACCTGGAAAAAATCACACCCCTTGAATGTTTCTAGGAATCATGTAGCTGTTTGGTGTGGGTTTTAAAACACAGGCTTCATAAACGCTAacacatttcctttcttcatttcactGTCTTGGAAATTTAGCCTCTTACCATCACAGGCCATGTCCGCCTAATTTGCTACATGCTTTTTCTCTCAGTGGTCCAATCGAAGACATAATATATAATCAACATGGATTAtcagaaatagcaacactttagCTAACAAGACActtcttttaattgcattttcagTGTTGGGGTACATgcaaagaacatgcaggattgtcgcACAGGGACACACGTGGCGCTGTGAtgggctgccttcctcccctccacctctatctggcatttctccccgtcctatctctccccaactccccacccccactgtccctccccagttccccccgacagaccccagtgtgtgatgctcccctccctgtgtccatgtgttctcattgttcagcacccgcctatgggtgagaacatgcggtgtttgattttctgctcttatgtcggtttgctgagaatgagggtttccaggttcatccatgtccctacaaaggacaagaactcatcgttttttatggctgcataatattccatggtgtgtatgtgccacgttttccctatccagtctatcattgatggacatttgggttggttccaggcaacacttttttttttttttttttgagacggagtttcgctcttgttacccaggctggagtgcaatggcgcgatctcagctcaccgcaacctccgcctcctgggttcaggcaattctcctgcctcagcctcctgagtagctgggattacaggcacgcgccaccatgcccagctaagtttttgtatttttagtagagatggggtttcactgttgaccagatggtctcgatcttttgacctcatgatccacccgcctcggcctcccaaagtgctgggattacaggcttcagccaccgcgccgggccaatttttttttttttttaagtataaatgaaAGTACCAGGACTTTAGGCCATCTGGGTGGCAGTATTTATATCACACCAGGAAACAGTGCAGGCCATTCAGAAACACTTCCTGAAGGCACCGGAATGGGGAGGAACCAGGGCCACAAATAAGAACCTTCACTGGCTCGTGCTAGTCAGCAGACGCATGTGACgatcccacttcttttttttgacaggatctggctctgtcccctgggctggagtgcggtgacatgatcatggctcactgcaacctttgcctcctgggctcaagccatccgcccacttcagcctcccgagtagctgggactacaggcatgcgccaccacacctggctaatttttatattttatattttttgtagagacgggtttgccgtgtttcccaggctggtctcaaactcctggactccagcagtCCTCGCCACTcaaccttctaaagtgctgggattacaggtgtgagtcaccaggcCCATAGGGTCCAGCCCTCTAGGGTTCTGTGAGCCCTTCCCTGCTggtgcagagatgagaaactgtggaaataaaagacacagacacagagatggAGAAGAGAGTTTGGGCTCGGGGTCCACTGCCAATCAAAGCGCGGAGACCTGAAGTGGCCCGAGAGCCTGGACGCTCTGACTTTTACCGAGTAcagagcagggggcagggaaggcAGGGTGAGGTCACGGTGGTCGGTGACAGGGTCAGGTAATCACGTGCCTTGGAGacggcggggcggggggcgggcagGACTTTCACGTAGCCGAGGCGAGGAGAAAAGCGAATGTGAGAGCGCTTTCCGCGTATTTGTCAGAAATGTCAAGGACACTAAgattatgttactattattaattcttatcttctgagaaagagaaaccaggtgcagaagcggaGCGTGAGAGTGGACATGGAACGTGACCGCTGAAACACAGCCTCACATAGAGACAGTTATGCCCCCGGGTGCCTGTGGGTGTCCCTGACAGCCATCAGGCCTaaccacaagagcttggagaagtggCATTTTCTCCAAACTTCCCCAGGAAGGGGACGTCTCGGTCATCTTGGACGTCTCCtcccctagctggctaaacagcggggCTTTCCCAGCGCGGGCACTGCGCAcagccgaggcgccctccagcagcccttatgcgggtgggacagagggcttagagcatcgtGCCTTAGGGTCACTTTGTTCCAATGTCACCTCAGTTTCATGCTTTATAGCCCGAGagtcattagtaaaattaaaggttatattgagCATATCTTTCTGATGCTAAGTATAAGAGTCTGtgattatataaaggaatgaCTTTATGATTTTAAGTGACTATAAGATTCTATGTGATTATATGAAGGAATAACTATGTGCGtacatttctcattcttttctagaTCAATATTTACATGgaaacaggctgaggcttcagacccttgtCATGGCACTTGTGGGGTTCTCCCCATACAGGCCCAgccagtattattattattattattatttttttttttgagacggagtttcgctcttgttgcccaggctggagtgcaatggcgcgatctcggctcaccgcaacctccgcctcctgggttcaggcaattctcctgcctcagcctcctgagtagctgggattacaggcacgtgccaccatgcccagctaatttttttgtatttttttttttagtagagacagggtttcaccatgttgaccaggatggtctcgatctcttgacatcgtgatccacctgcctcggcctcccaaagtgctgggattacaggcgtgagccaccgcgcccggccagtattaTTCTTTAAATGCTAATTATTTTACCTATATAGTTTATTGTGATCCAGTACCGTCCAAACAGTGGGATTTTTGGGGGGGCTATGAAATATGCCACCCCTACCAAAGCATCTATAAAACTGCATGTTCTGGCCTAGGACAGTAACCTCCTCAGTCTCCTAACCCAGTTTAAGGGGCATGACAATGTCACCTATTCAGAAACCCCCATGGGAGACCTTGAACCTCCAGACAACTGTGCCTGCTGATCATTCAAGATGTGCTGggctggctgggggtggtggctcatatccgcaatcctagcactttgggaggctgaggcttgagcccaggagtttgggaaccagcctgggcgacatggtgaaaacccacctctattAGTTCATATTACACAGCTatataccagagactgggtaatttattaagggAAGAAGTTcagttgactcacagtttcacatggcttggggggcctcaggaaacacaatcatggcagaaggggaagcaggcaccttcttcacaaggtggcaggagagtgTGTGTAGAGGAACTGTCAAACATATAAAACcgttagatctcatgagaactcactgtcatgagaacagcacggggaaAACCACACCCCCATGATGCCCTCACCACCCACCAGGCACCTCCCTCAGCACACGGGGACTGTAAGCATTAAagtttgaaatgagatttgggtggggacacagagccaaatcctATTCTGCCACTGGGCCCCCCCAAATCTCACATCccttttacatttcaaaaccggTCACGGCTCCCCAACAGTCCACCAAAGTCTtgactcattccagcattaactcaaaagtccaaagtctcatctgagatgagGAAAATCCTTtctgcctatgaacctgtaaaatcaaaagcaagttagttacttccaagatacaatgggggtgcAGGAACTGGGTAAATGTTCCTGTTTCAAAAGGGGGAAACTGGCCACAACAAAGAGGCCATGGGTCCCGTGCAAATCCGAAACCCAGTGGGGCAGtcatcaaatcttaaagctctgaaatgatctcctttgactccatgacCCACATCCAGGGCACCCTgggttcccatggccttgggcagctcctccacaggctggcattgagtgtctgtggcttctcTGGgcgcacagtgcaagctgtcagtggatctaccatcctggggtctggaggatggtggccctcttctcacagctccgctAGGCCGTGCCCCAGCAGGGGCTCTGTGTGGGGCTCCAGCCCCGCGTTTCCCTTCTGCGCTGACcgagcagaggttctccatgagggccctgcctggacatccaggtgtttccatacaccCTCTGAAAACTAGAAGGAGCTTCCCAAACCTCAGCTCTTGACTTCTCTGCAACCTCAGGCCCAACACCATGGAAGACATCAAGGCTTGGGGCTCCCagcctctgaagcaatggcccgaGCTGGGCCTTCACCTCTTTAGCCACaactggagctgaagcagctgggatgagGGCGtcatgtcccaaggctgcacagggCAGAAGGGCCCTGAggccatgaaaccattttttcctcctagacctCCCAGCCTGTGATGGGCGGGGCTGCTataaaggtctctgacatgccctggagacatttttctcattgtcttggcTACTAACATTTCGTTCCTCATTATTTCTGCAAATttttgcagccagcttgaatttatCCCCAGaaaacaggtttttcttttctgccacataggatgcaaattttccaaactcgTATGCTCAACTTCCTTTTTAAACACAAGGTCCTCatttctatctgagaccaccCCAGCCTGGACTTCATATCActctcagcattttggtcaaaactatTCAACAAATGTCTacaaagttccaaactttcccacatcttcctctcttcttctgagaagttCCAACCTGTTCCcactacccagttccaaagttgtttccacattttcaggttatctttatgTGAGTGTCCCATTCctgataccaatttactgtactggttcattttcacactgctataaagaaatacccaagactgagtaatttatagagAGGCTtaactgactcatagttccacatggctggagagttctcaggaaacttacaatcatggcagaaggggaagcaggcagcttcttcacaaggcagcaggagagatagtgtgtgtgtaggagga carries:
- the ZNF511 gene encoding zinc finger protein 511; protein product: MQLPPTLRARLAAGPGTAEPLPVARDPAAEAAPFRFAARPVRFPREHEFFEDGDVQRHLYLQDVLLQVADVPEKPRVPAFTCQVAGCCQVFDALDDYEHHYHTLHGNVCSFCKRAFPSGHLLDAHILEWHDSLFQILSERQDMYQCLVEGCTEKFKTSRDRKDHMVRMHLYPVDFRFDKPKKSRSPASPGAGTQASAEVQGNSGERSEGDAMEICTEPAVASPAPAGERRTYSHRIPSTICFGQGAARGFKSSKKKTKQC